In the genome of Raphanus sativus cultivar WK10039 chromosome 4, ASM80110v3, whole genome shotgun sequence, one region contains:
- the LOC108850546 gene encoding uncharacterized protein LOC108850546, protein MQLMLGEHNIRISYWKAWRSREVALEYAKGSFGTAYRMLPQYLENLVVANPGTVAEMHTSYDDAVGHKFKYMFLALGASINGLKHMRKVIVVDGAHLRGKYVGCLLSASAQDGNYQVFPIAIGIVDGENDKAWEWFFNMLLKFIPNSSEVVFVSDRHSSIYHGISKVYTAARHCACILHLTRNVRTYFKTKNLGYLVGKAARAFQLDEFYRAFNEIKTLDASCAEYLIAIGLENWARAHFEGNRYNIMTSNVAETWNSVLREAREYPVLALLEHIRAKLMTWFAERRIVKQGGNGRLTARVKEIVETNFRNSGGMLVRMINSMKFEVKDKDDSTYEVNLGEKYCTCFAFQKLLIPCPHAIASAIKAKVSIESLVADFYTIDTLALAYAEDIVPITNGAKAGGDPTQGVDMFPPASRRPPGRPRKSTILSTGEIRMKTRRRKHACSRCKAAGHNKETCKVAI, encoded by the exons ATGCAACTCATGCTCGGTGAGCACAACATCAGAATTTCTTATTGGAAAGCATGGCGATCTAGAGAAGTGGCACTCGAATATGCAAAAGGTTCATTTGGAACTGCGTATAGAATGCTGCCACAATACCTAGAGAATCTTGTTGTAGCCAATCCAGGAACTGTTGCCGAAATGCATACAAGTTACGATGATGCAGTGGGACACAAATTCAAATACATGTTCCTTGCTCTTGGTGCAAGTATAAATGGACTCAAGCATATGCGTAAGGTTATTGTTGTCGATGGAGCGCACTTACGCGGCAAATATGTTGGATGTTTGTTGTCGGCATCGGCACAAGATGGGAATTATCAAGTTTTTCCAATCGCCATCGGCATAGTTGACGGTGAGAATGACAAAGcgtgggaatggtttttcaacATGCTATTAAAATTCATTCCCAACAGTAGCGAAGTTGTATTTGTTTCGGACCGCCACTCGTCCATATATCATGGCATTTCTAAG GTCTATACAGCCGCACGCCACTGTGCATGTATTCTACACCTGACGCGGAACGTTAGAACATAtttcaaaaccaaaaacttAGGATACTTGGTTGGCAAGGCAGCTAGAGCTTTTCAACTTGATGAATTCTACAGAGCTTTCAACGAAATCAAGACGCTTGACGCTTCATGTGCAGAATACCTAATTGCTATTGGGTTAGAGAACTGGGCTAGAGCACATTTTGAAGGAAACCGTTACAATATAATGACAAGTAATGTTGCGGAGACGTGGAACTCCGTCCTACGCGAAGCAAGAGAATATCCCGTCCTGGCATTGTTGGAGCATATCAGAGCCAAACTTATGACCTGGTTTGCCGAAAGACGAATTGTAAAACAAGGTGGCAATGGCAGACTGACAGCAAGGGTAAAAGAAATTGTGGAAACTAATTTTCGCAATAGTGGCGGAATGCTTGTGCGTATGATTAACTCAATGAAGTTCGAGGTTAAGGACAAGGATGATTCAACCTACGAGGTTAACCTGGGGGAAAAATATTGCACCTGCTTTGCTTTTCAAAAGCTCCTCATTCCGTGTCCACATGCCATAGCGTCTGCAATAAAAGCAAAAGTTAGTATTGAATCCCTTGTAGCTGACTTCTACACCATAGACACACTAGCGTTGGCGTATGCGGAAGACATTGTGCCAATAACCAATGGAGCAAAGGCAGGCGGAGATCCAACACAAGGTGTTGACATGTTCCCTCCAGCCAGTAGGCGTCCGCCTGGAAGACCAAGGAAGAGTACAATATTATCTACGGGCGAAATACGG ATGAAGACTCGTAGGCGCAAACATGCGTGTAGCCGGTGCAAGGCTGCAGGTCACAACAAAGAAACTTGCAAAGTTGCTATATAA
- the LOC108854790 gene encoding uncharacterized protein LOC108854790 isoform X2: protein MSIENVLNNLSEYSTPPRVNARFQEANFAIYNRDTAGSGFVCGLQVDENCAQSANSGNRSRQNSFSRKLESRHGVDEKQMDEPSFSLGVTHEEQTCRNANTEPTEVICQGTPEAMNVDDSLEGDLRNVNSKSRRREDTAEKGIPSVSLGLTQEEQLLGDVLLMPEEQTQRENAFAVTVADNIVECQGTRKSKRQRVVPPNLLADYQCGSQIMLRAREWQKYVFGNDSVSEMERKYERLLTKLSHQVVMNVGGLFVSGKDIALILSRSRVFPAKVIDILVRLVRTSCMHNMECTSGRCVEFLDSKFIAAMNRTFPKFCKSSNKETFVFPPALRAMFPTSAEADTLPTRFACQPAGEDPIIQYFDVVRPKSLEQVTNPAESGLMAVVLMARHAFYGKQACKHISSSVLEEEGKRAAILTFEMQEKL, encoded by the exons ATGTCTATCGAGAACGTTTTAAACAACCTAAGTGAGTACTCTACACCTCCGCGAGTGAATGCTAGGTTCCAG GAGGCAAATTTTGCTATCTACAATCGAGATACTGCAGGTTCGGGCTTTGTTTGCGGACTACAGGTAGATGAAAATTGTGCGCAATCTGCAAACAGTGGCAATCGGTCCCGACAAAATTCTTTTTCGCGAAAATTG GAATCGCGTCACGGTGTGGACGAGAAACAGATGGACGAACCGTCATTCTCGCTTGGGGTAACGCATGAGGAGCAAACCTGTAGGAATGCAAATACGGAGCCCACCGAGGTTATTTGTCAGGGAACACCAGAGGCAATGAATGTCGATGACAGTTTAGAAGGTGATTTGCGTAATGTGAACAGCAAATCGCGTAGGCGCGAAGACACAGCGGAGAAGGGTATTCCATCTGTCTCACTGGGGTTAACGCAGGAAGAACAGCTTCTGGGTGATGTCCTTCTGATGCCGGAAGAGCAGACGCAACGGGAAAACGCATTTGCCGTCACTGTTGCTGATAATATTGTCGAATGCCAGGGTACACGTAAAAGTAAGCGTCAGAGGGTAGTTCCTCCAAATCTTCTTGCAGATTACCAATGTGGAAGCCAGATTATGTTGAGAGCTAGGGAATGGCAGAAGTATGTTTTCGGGAACGATAGTGTCTCGGAGATGGAAAGGAAATATGAGCGGCTCTTAACTAAACTGAGTCACCAAGT GGTCATGAATGTTGGAGGATTATTTGTGTCTGGGAAAGACATTGCTCTGATTCTGTCGCGGTCGCGGGTTTTTCCGGCTAAG GTTATTGATATCCTTGTACGTCTTGTTCGTACCTCGTGCATGCATAACATGGAATGCACTTCCGGTCGGTGTGTTGAATTTCTTGATTCTAAATTCATCGCTGCAATGAACAGGACGTTTCCTAAGTTTTGTAAGAGCTCCAACAAAGAGACGTTTGTGTTTCCGCCTGCATTACGGGCTATGTTTCCTACATCTGCAGAAGCGGATACTCTCCCAACTAG ATTTGCATGTCAACCTGCCGGGGAGGATCCAATTATCCAGTATTTCGATGTTGTGCGGCCGAAATCGTTGGAACAGGTTACTAACCCGGCGGAGTCGGGTTTAATGGCTGTGGTGTTGATGGCGAGGCATGCTTTTTATGGCAAGCAAGCTTGTAAACATATCAGTTCTTCTGTGCTTGAAGAAGAAGGGAAGCGTGCAGCTATATTGACATTTGAAATGCAGGAGAAGTTGTAG
- the LOC108854790 gene encoding uncharacterized protein LOC108854790 isoform X1, with amino-acid sequence MSIENVLNNLSEYSTPPRVNARFQEANFAIYNRDTAGSGFVCGLQVDENCAQSANSGNRSRQNSFSRKLESRHGVDEKQMDEPSFSLGVTHEEQTCRNANTEPTEVICQGTPEAMNVDDSLEGDLRNVNSKSRRREDTAEKGIPSVSLGLTQEEQLLGDVLLMPEEQTQRENAFAVTVADNIVECQGTRKSKRQRVVPPNLLADYQCGSQIMLRAREWQKYVFGNDSVSEMERKYERLLTKLSHQVVMNVGGLFVSGKDIALILSRSRVFPAKVIDILVRLVRTSCMHNMECTSGRCVEFLDSKFIAAMNRTFPKFCKSSNKETFVFPPALRAMFPTSAEADTLPTRYYFPCFLGNNHWVGICFDASEGVLTVLDCNIGLLKDNVMEKHLKPIVLMLPYLARFACQPAGEDPIIQYFDVVRPKSLEQVTNPAESGLMAVVLMARHAFYGKQACKHISSSVLEEEGKRAAILTFEMQEKL; translated from the exons ATGTCTATCGAGAACGTTTTAAACAACCTAAGTGAGTACTCTACACCTCCGCGAGTGAATGCTAGGTTCCAG GAGGCAAATTTTGCTATCTACAATCGAGATACTGCAGGTTCGGGCTTTGTTTGCGGACTACAGGTAGATGAAAATTGTGCGCAATCTGCAAACAGTGGCAATCGGTCCCGACAAAATTCTTTTTCGCGAAAATTG GAATCGCGTCACGGTGTGGACGAGAAACAGATGGACGAACCGTCATTCTCGCTTGGGGTAACGCATGAGGAGCAAACCTGTAGGAATGCAAATACGGAGCCCACCGAGGTTATTTGTCAGGGAACACCAGAGGCAATGAATGTCGATGACAGTTTAGAAGGTGATTTGCGTAATGTGAACAGCAAATCGCGTAGGCGCGAAGACACAGCGGAGAAGGGTATTCCATCTGTCTCACTGGGGTTAACGCAGGAAGAACAGCTTCTGGGTGATGTCCTTCTGATGCCGGAAGAGCAGACGCAACGGGAAAACGCATTTGCCGTCACTGTTGCTGATAATATTGTCGAATGCCAGGGTACACGTAAAAGTAAGCGTCAGAGGGTAGTTCCTCCAAATCTTCTTGCAGATTACCAATGTGGAAGCCAGATTATGTTGAGAGCTAGGGAATGGCAGAAGTATGTTTTCGGGAACGATAGTGTCTCGGAGATGGAAAGGAAATATGAGCGGCTCTTAACTAAACTGAGTCACCAAGT GGTCATGAATGTTGGAGGATTATTTGTGTCTGGGAAAGACATTGCTCTGATTCTGTCGCGGTCGCGGGTTTTTCCGGCTAAG GTTATTGATATCCTTGTACGTCTTGTTCGTACCTCGTGCATGCATAACATGGAATGCACTTCCGGTCGGTGTGTTGAATTTCTTGATTCTAAATTCATCGCTGCAATGAACAGGACGTTTCCTAAGTTTTGTAAGAGCTCCAACAAAGAGACGTTTGTGTTTCCGCCTGCATTACGGGCTATGTTTCCTACATCTGCAGAAGCGGATACTCTCCCAACTAGGTACTACTTTCCATGCTTTCTTGGGAACAACCATTGGGTAGGGATTTGCTTCGATGCGTCGGAGGGCGTTTTGACTGTTCTTGATTGTAACATTGGTCTGCTAAAGGATAATGTTATGGAGAAGCACCTAAAACCCATTGTTTTGATGCTTCCTTATCTCGCAAGATTTGCATGTCAACCTGCCGGGGAGGATCCAATTATCCAGTATTTCGATGTTGTGCGGCCGAAATCGTTGGAACAGGTTACTAACCCGGCGGAGTCGGGTTTAATGGCTGTGGTGTTGATGGCGAGGCATGCTTTTTATGGCAAGCAAGCTTGTAAACATATCAGTTCTTCTGTGCTTGAAGAAGAAGGGAAGCGTGCAGCTATATTGACATTTGAAATGCAGGAGAAGTTGTAG